A stretch of Toxoplasma gondii ME49 chromosome V, whole genome shotgun sequence DNA encodes these proteins:
- a CDS encoding Kazal-type serine protease inhibitor domain-containing protein (encoded by transcript TGME49_283470~Signal peptide predicted by SignalP 2.0 HMM (probability 0.763) with cleavage site probability 0.615 at residue 24), with translation MNRPLKKVACIILLGKGYLCAGRAQVLDEFGENAYNDVYEGECDCPPDIHIVCGRNGQEYINPCYAMCDGTTVDAAGHCATFQLHELL, from the exons ATGAACCGACCGCTGAAAAAGGTGGCCTGTATCATTCTCCTCGGAAAAGGATATCTCTGCGCCGGTAGGGCTCAAGTGCTCGATGAATTCGGAGAGAATGCGTATAACGACGTCTACGAAGGAG AATGTGACTGCCCACCAGACATCCACATCGTGTGTGGGCGGAACGGACAAGAGTATATCAACCCATGTTACGCAATGTGCGATGGCACAACAGTGGATGCGGCAGGGCATTGCGCAACTTTCCAGCTCCATGAGCTGCTGTAA
- a CDS encoding cell-cycle-associated protein kinase DYRK2, putative (encoded by transcript TGME49_283480~Gene product name based on ToxoDB Community Expert Annotation. Predicted member of protein kinase subfamily CMGC;DYRK;DYRK2, (PMID:22047078).) produces MDFQDLAETSKGDRCSEHSPPLQAGQVARVPSTQGRSSSSVLPVDDTFRNIQADAHQTQFFPAAFPLVQAERSVSWNENSPSVKFDTRNLPQQSVARWKGFPSFSSSNCVRKLRVSCDTPALNSSEPSPAPGKRNEARADIQDEVATGMTETQRPPDYDQTHDPFMPVNGEGSAGIAEEFTPRGTDKAPSPSTTTSGVCGSASAFSCPQFSIAAGSACCTFSPFKPLGTSTSIRFAKCISNASTSCTLSGETSQRNRRDSAPHSLLDLGKNFCGGSLQSACDACRSAGFRPLLRRTSTAQTKSAPLPEVPARASSFPDPRRDATEHVSTAVGCRLSSSSSTTAAMSNLLSSDSLSQMPHTSCREVSGSDNESSSCEQGFMKGGQKDIVTLCRSRQQRGDAFRGSVISTVQWNISADSPETLVCRGRQTETEASSIRPAAPGVSLVASRQSDKGFTTSQQRIRHVSVTKSPKLMENNRFSASPQQMFVRHLPCQSVPSILRLDSGAPRQQENALGEQNASPLGISETPPQSPCIRRSCSAKAHTTHRVGFSRCERCVVGSEAQREQAFSYKAHPYCHYKKPCRENSKRTECVNSQETIQRQTGAPWPNLGVPGYSTSGVAADDTSRSLSQVAPDSWCVWKLNARTTGTNVHGNSKTFAVHEEPDPHQCGTGYKQLPITGEELVRKHSDWLTEFEKTEALEFREVWYWGRSRKAPAGDSVKAKDCHNNGFDDSRGDYLASLGDHVNYRFEMIAALGRGSFGQVFRAFDHKTGGCVALKIVRNKKHFHVQGCVEVRTLQKLLQNDKDDKGNVIHMKEHFIFRNHLIITFELLNMNLYEFLKRNTFKGLSSLAIRSIGIQLLQALRLLKRQQIVHCDLKPENIVLKNQLKSSIKVIDFGSSCPEGEMPYSYIQSRFYRSPEVLLGLSYGCPIDIWSLGCILAELQTGHPLFAGENETDQTDDVHFVDFIRECLQWDPFQRITPEQALQHEWIKQFKTLRQQKQRESGEYQRCN; encoded by the exons ATGGATTTTCAAGACTTGGCTGAGACTTCCAAAGGCGACCGCTGTTCAGAACATTCACCCCCTCTGCAAGCGGGACAGGTTGCCCGCGTCCCAAGCACTCAGGGCaggtcttcctcttctgttctcccgGTTGATGACACCTTTAGAAATATTCAGGCAGACGCACATCAGACACAGTTCTTCCCGGCCGCTTTTCCCCTGGTGCAAGCTGAGAGGTCCGTCTCTTGGAATGAAAACAGTCCCTCTGTTAAGTTTGACACTAGAAACCTGCCGCAGCAATCGGTGGCCCGCTGGAAGGGCTTTCCCAGTTTCTCGAGCTCGAATTGTGTGCGGAAGCTTCGTGTCTCCTGTGACACACCTGCGTTGAATAGTTCTGAACCTTCACCCGCACCTGGCAAGAGAAATGAGGCTAGAGCTGATATTCAAGACGAGGTGGCTACAGGCATGACAGAAACACAACGTCCTCCGGATTACGATCAGACTCATGACCCATTTATGCCAGTAAATGGTGAGGGATCAGCGGGAATTGCGGAGGAATTTACACCAAGAGGAACTGATAAGGCGCCATCCCCTTCCACAACGACTTCAGGAGTATGTGGCTCGGCAAGTGCCTTTAGCTGTCCTCAGTTTTCCATTGCTGCAGGAAGCGCGTGCTGCACATTTTCACCGTTCAAGCCGCTCGGTACATCCACCAGTATACGCTTCGCGAAGTGTATCTCCAACGCATCGACATCCTGCACCCTCAGCGGGGAAACATCTCAGCGGAACCGCAGAGATTCAGCTCCGCACTCACTACTGGACCTGGGGAAAAATTTCTGTGGTGGCTCTCTGCAGTCAGCATGTGACGCTTGCCGTTCTGCAGGTTTCAGACCCCTCCTCCGTCGAACATCCACGGCGCAGACAAAGTCTGCCCCGTTGCCTGAGGTGCCTGCTAGAGCATCATCTTTCCCGGACCCTCGCCGTGATGCCACCGAGCACGTAAGCACAGCTGTCGGATGCAgactctcttcgtcttcttcgacgaCGGCCGCGATGTCCAACCTATTATCATCAGACAGCCTGAGCCAGATGCCACACACCAGCTGTCGTGAGGTCAGTGGGAGTGACAACGAGTCATCCAGCTGTGAACAAGGCTTTATGAAAGGTGGTCAGAAAGACATTGTTACACTGTGTCGATcaaggcagcagagaggagatgCATTTCGTGGTTCTGTGATATCCACTGTTCAGTGGAACATCAGCGCCGACAGCCCGGAAACGTTAGTATGCCGGGGAAGACAgaccgagacagaggctTCTAGCATCAGGCCAGCAGCTCCGGGGGTGTCCCTAGTAGCAAGCCGGCAAAGCGATAAAGGATTTACCACTTCACAGCAAAGGATCAGACACGTTTCGGTTACCAAGAGTCCTAAACTCATGGAAAACAACAGGTTCTCGGCGTCACCGCAGCAAATGTTTGTCCGGCATCTACCATGCCAATCGGTGCCGTCTATCCTTCGCCTTGATAGTGGTGCGccgagacagcaggaaaACGCCTTGGGAGAGCAGAACGCCAGTCCTCTTGGAATATCCGAGACTCCGCCGCAATCACCTTGTATTCGACGCAGCTGTAGTGCCAAAGCGCACACTACTCACCGAGTGGGCTTTTCCAGATGCGAGCGTTGTGTTGTTGGAAGCGAGGCCCAGCGAGAGCAAGCATTTTCATACAAGGCGCACCCTTACTGTCACTATAAAAAGCCATGCCGGGAAAATTCGAAAAGAACAGAGTGCGTCAATTCACAGGAGACCATACAGCGACAAACAGGCGCACCTTGGCCCAATCTGGGAGTGCCTGGATACTCAACCTCCGGTGTTGCAGCAGATGACACGAGCAGAAGCTTGTCTCAAGTGGCACCGGATAGTTGGTGTGTATGGAAACTGAACGCTAGGACAACTGGAACAAACGTACACGGGAACAGCAAAACGTTTGCCGTCCACGAGGAACCAGACCCGCATCAGTGTGGAACCGGATACAAGCAACTACCCATAACCGGAGAGGAGTTAGTACGGAAGCACAGCGACTGGTTGACAGAGttcgagaaaacagaagctcTTGAGTTTCGCGAGGTGTGGTACTGGGGAAGGTCCAGGAAAGCACCTGCTGGGGACTCCGTAAAAGCAAAGGATTGTCATAACAACGGCTTCGATGACAGTAGAGGTGACTACCTTGCAAGTTTGGGAGATCACGTGAACTACAGGTTCGAGATGATTGCAGCCCTCGGGAGAGGCTCCTTCGGTCAAGTTTTTAGGGCGTTCGACCACAAAACTGGGGGTTGCGTGGCACTGAAAATTGTACGGAACAAGAAACATTTCCATGTCCAAGGGTGCGTGGAAGTGCGTACCCTGCAAAAATTGCTTCAAAACGACAAGGATGACAAAGGCAACGTCATCCATATGAAGGAGCATTTCATATTCAGGAATCACTTGATCATCACTTTCGAGTTGCTGAACATGAATTTGTACGAGTTTCTCAAACGAAATACGTTCAAAGGCTTATCATCGCTCGCGATACGGAGCATCGGTATACAGTTGCTACAAGCTCTGCGCCTTTTGAAGCGGCAACAGATAGTTCACTGCGACTTGAAGCCGGAAAACATTGTTCTAAAGAATCAACTGAAGTCCAGCATAAAGGTTATCGATTTTGGTTCAAGCTGTCCCGAGGGAGAGATGCCCTATTCCTACATACAGTCGAGATTCTACAGATCTCCCGAAGTCCTGCTGGGATTGAGTTACGGCTGTCCTATTGATATATGGTCGCTTGGATGCATCCTGGCCGAACTCCAAACTGGACATCCTCTTTTCGCgggggaaaacgaaacagatCAG ACAGACGACGTTCATTTCGTCGATTTCATCCGAG AATGTCTCCAGTGGGACCCGTTTCAACGGATCACCCCGGAGCAAGCGCTGCAGCACGAGTGGATAAAGCAGTTCAAAACACTCAGACAGCAGAAACAGCGGGAGAGTGGCGAGTATCAGCGCTGCAACTGA